The window TGCCGCGGTTCAGCGTCATGTCCATGCGCTGGTTTGCGAAGCCGGAGTAGGGCGAATACTGATAGCCGCCGGACAGGGTGATCTCGTGCCCGTCCTTGCGCGCGCTGGCCGACAGCGCGTGGTTCTGCACGTTGTAAAGGGTGGAGCGGACCTTGTCCCCGTTGCCGTTCTCATAGTCGTCCGCCCGGCTCCAGGCGCCGGTGTAGCGCAGGCTGAACCGCTCGGTCGCCGCGGTGGCGGTGCCGGACAGGGTGGTGCCGTTGCCGTTCGAGCGGTAGACGGTGGACAGGATGCCCTCGCCGTGGATCGGTTCGCTGGGCTGAGCGTAGACGGCGGGTTTGCTGATCACCGAGACGGTGCCGGCGATGCTGTCGCCGCCTTTGCTGACCGGGGTGACGCCGGCGATGGCCTCGATGGCGCCGATGACGGCGGGATCGGCGTAGGACAGCGGCGCGTTCATGTGGTTGGCGCAGGCGGCGGTCATCGGCATGCCGTCGACCTGGACGCGCACGCGGTCGTCGGCCAGACCGTTCAGCGCCGGCAGGCTGGAGAAGCCGCCCGCGCTGTAGAGCGACACGCCCGGCAGGCTGCGCAGCAGCGCCGCGGCGTCCGGGCTGGCGAGCTTGCGGCTGGCGATCCCGGCGGCGTCGAGCGTGCCGGCGCCGAGCGGCCGGGACAGGCCCTTCTCCGGTGCCGTGGCGGCCGGCGCGGTCTCCGTCTCGACCGGGACGGCGGGCAGGGCATGCGGGGGCTGGGCTTGGGCCGGCAGTGCGCTCAGCGCGGCAAGGATTGCCGTCAGCAGGGCGGTGGAGGCGAGAAGGCGGTTGGACAAGCGGGGGGCGTTCGCCGCGGACGCGGCGGTGGGCAGACGAATCATCGGGCGCTCGTTCTCGAATCGGACGAGGGAAGATCGGCGCAGCCTTGCCGTCCCGCCCGGCCGTCGATCCGCGCGACAATCGGCGCATAGGATCGGAACCGGCGGGTTGCGATGCGGAGGCTGGCGCGAGGGATGGGGTGGGCACAGCCGGGAGGGCCGCGCCGCCGGGCTCAACAGCCGGAGGCGGCGATCACAAGGCGCATGCCGAGGGTGGTCAGACTAGGGCCGGGGGTGCTCGGGCCTTCAGCCGCGACAGGAACCAGCCGGCGGCGATGTGCTGGCCGGGCAGCCCGATGGAACTGTGGGCGACGACGGAGACCGGCAGCACCACGGTCAGAAGCGGCGGCGGCGCGGTGAGGCCGGCGACCAGCCCGCAGACCGGGCAGTCCTCACCCATGGACAGCGTGGGCTTGCCGTCCGGAAGCAGCGACTCAGGCGGAGGGCCGTCGGGGAGGGTGATGGACGCCATGCCCTGCGGCGTGCAGATCATGACCGTTTCGCCGGTCGTGGCGTTGGCCACCGGAACCAGGAAGGCCCAGCCGAGAAGCTGCAGAAGCAAAGCGACCCCGCCCACCATCACGGCGGCGCGGCCCAGCCTGCGTCCGATGCTCCGAAATCCGGCCGGCATATCCCGGTTCTTCCCCATCTTGAATAGGGATTTAAGCTAGACGGGCTAGGCCGAATGCACAAGCGCGCAATGGCCGCAGCCCCGTCCCGGTGGTTGCCTGCCCGTTGCCCGTCTGCCGGTCAGGGACGGGCGGCTCCTCAATGCGCCTCGTCCCAATTGCCGCCGATGCCGGCCTCCGCCACCAGCGGCACGCCGAGCGTGGCGGCGCCTTCCATCACCGCGCGCACCAGTGCGGAGGCGCGCTCGGCCTGATCCTCCGGCGCCTCGAACAGCAGTTCGTCGTGAACCTGGAGCAGCATGCGGACTTCGTCGAAGCCGGCTTCCTTCAGGGCGCCGGGCACGCGGGCCATGGCGCGCTTCATGATGTCGGCGGCGGTGCCCTGGATCGGCGCGTTGATCGCCTGCCGTTCCGCGAAGGCGCGGCGGGCGGCGTTCTTGTCGTGGATGCCGGGGATGTAGCAGCGCCGCCCGAACAGAGTCACCACATGGCCGTTCTGGCGGGCGAAGGCCTTGGTCGCCTCCATCCACACCTTCAGCTCGTGGAAGCGCTCGAAATAGGCCTTGATGAAGGCGTTGGCCTCGCCCGGCGCGATGCCGAGCTGGCGGCCCAGCCCGAAGCCGGAAATGCCGTAGATGATGCCGAAGTTGATCGCCTTGGCCTTGCGCCGGATCTCCGAAGTCATCTGGTCCAGCGGCACGCCGAAGACCTGGCTGGCGGTGGCGGCGTGAATGTCGATGCCGTCCTGGAAGGCCTGTTTCAGCGCGGCGATGTCGGCCATCTCGGCGACCAGCCGCAGCTCGATCTGCGAATAGTCGATGGAGATCAGCTTGTGCCCCGGCGCCGCGACGAAGGCGCGGCGGATCTTGCGGCCCTCCTCGGTGCGGACCGGGATGTTCTGCAGGTTCGGGTCGGTCGAGGAGAGGCGGCCGGTGTTGGTCGCCGCCATGGCGAAGGCGGTGTGCACCCGCTCCGACCCCTCGACGATCTGGGCCTGGAGCGCGTCGGTGTAGGTATTCTTCAGCTTGGCGAGCTGGCGCCAGTCGAGCACGCGCTGGGCGATGACGTGGCCCTGCTCCGCCAGCTCCTCCAGCACGCTGGAATCGGTGGAGTAGGCGCCGGTCTTGCCCTTCTTGCCGGTCCCCAGCTTCATTTCGTCGAACAGGATTTCGCCGAGCTGCTTGGGCGAGCCGATGTTGAAGCTGCGCCCGGCGTGCTGGTGGACCTCCTTCTCGATCTCCGCCATGCGGACGGCGAGGTCCTGGGACAGGCGGGCCAGCGCCGCCCGGTCCACGCGGATGCCGCAGGATTCCATGTCGGCGATCACCGGGACCAGCGGGCGTTCCAGCGTCTCGTAGACGGTGACCATCCGCTCGTCGACCAGCCGCGGCTTCAGCACCCGCCACAGGCGCAGCGTGATGTCGGCGTCCTCCGCGGCGTAGGCCAGCGCCTTGTCCAGCGGCACGCGGTCGAAGGTGATCTGGTTCTTCCCGGTGCCGCAGACCTCCTTGTAAGGGATGGTCGTGTGGGCGAGGTGCAACTCCGCCAACTCGTCCATGCCGTGGCCGTGGGCGCCGCCCTCCAGCACGTAGGAGATCAGCATGCTGTCGTCGATCGGCGATACGCGCACGCCGTGGCGGGCGAAGAGCTGGTGGTCGAACTTGAAATTGTGGCCGATCTTCAGGATCGCCGGGTCCTCCAGAACCACCTGAAGCGCTTTCAGCGCGTCCTCCGCCGGGATCTGCTTCGGCGCTTCCGGCGTCTCGAAGGACAGCTCCCCGCTGGCCGCGGCGTTGGGGGCCTGATGGGCCAGGGGGATGTAGCAGGCCAGCCCCGGCTCGGTCGCCAACGAGATGCCGACCAGCGTCGCCGTGGCGGGGGTCAGCGAGTTGGTCTCGGTGTCCACGGCCAGGACGCCGGTGGTACGGGCGCGCTCGAGCCAGACGGCCAGGGCGTTGAGGTCCTGCACCAGCTCGTAGCGCTGCTCGACGTCGGTGGGCGGAGCGGGGCGGCTGCGCGGGGCGCCGGCCTCCGCCGCCAGGGCAGGGGAGGGGGCGGCGGTCTTGGCCGGGCCGGCGGACGGCGTGGCGGAGGGGACCGCGCCGTCGGCGATGGTGCCGTCCTTGCGCATCTCCGCCTCGACGCGGCTGACGATGGTGCGGAAGCCCTGGGCGCGCAGGAAGTCGATCAGCTTCTGGTGGTCGGGCTCGCGGACGCGCAGCTCCTCCAGCGGCTTCGGCGGCGGGGCGTGATCGTCCAGCAGGACGAGGCGGCGGGAGATCCGCGCCTGCTCCGCGAAGTCGATCAGCTTCTGGCGGCGGGCCGGCTGCTTGATCTCGCCGGCGCGGGCTAGCAGCGATTCCAGGTCGCCGTACTCGGTGATGAGCTGGGCGGCGGTCTTCACGCCGATGCCTGGCACGCCCGGCACGTTGTCCACGCTGTCGCCGGCCAGCGCCTGCACGTCCACCACCCGGTCGGGGGCAACGCCGAACTTCTCGAACACCTCGTCGGGGCCGATGGGCTTGTTCTTCAGCGGGTCGAGCATGCGCACGCCGGGGCGGACGAGCTGCATCATGTCCTTGTCGGACGACACGATGGTGACCTCGCGCCCGGCCTCGTTGGCCAGCCGCGCGTAGGTGGCGATCAGGTCGTCGGCCTCATAGCCCTCCAGCTCCAGGCAGGGCAGGCAGAAGGCCTCCGTCGCCTCACGGATCAGGGCGAACTGGGGCTTCAACTCCTCCGGCGGCTCGGGGCGGTGGGCCTTGTATTCGGGATAGAACTCGTTGCGGAAGTTCAGCCGCTTGGAATCGAAGACCACCGCCACGGCGGACGCCTTCAGGTCGGCCAGCAGCTTCAGCAGCATGTTGGAGAAGCCCAGCACCGCGTTCACCGGCGTGCCGTCCGGACGGTTCAGCATCGGCAGGGCGTGGAAGGCCCGGAAGATGAAGCCCGACCCGTCCACCAGATACAGGCCGCTGCCGTCCCCGGCGGGTGCGGGGGCTTCGGTGGCGGTCTGGAGCGTGTCGGTGGTCTTTTCGTCGGACATGATGCGGCCTCTTCCCTTTGGGGCGTTACCATGGCCGAAGGCGGCCCGAGAGTCGAGCGCCCGACGCCCCCGAAAAGGCCTGCCGTGGAGGGCCGGACTCTCAGTCGCCGGTTTCGCGGTTCGGGGCGGCGACCGGCTTGGATTCGGGTGAGCCGCGTTCGCGCAAGTAGATGCCGAGCACGATCAGAACGCCCATGGACAAAAATTCGCTTTGCCAGTTCTGGAAGCTCTCGTACCAGAATTCCGGATCGGCGAGGGTTTCGCCCATGGTCCGGATGGGCTGATGGTGCCACGCCGCCTCTTCGTTCGAGCGCCGCGTGCTGCCCGCCAGATGAAGGGCGAAGGACATCACGAACAGCGTCACCAGAGCGATGCTGAGCGAGTGGGAGTAGAGACGCAGCAGCAGGCCGCCCCGGTGCACCGGCCAGGGCGCGTCGGGGTCGCCGCGCCGCCGCTCGGGCGCCTCATCCTCCGGGTTGGCCTTCCCCGGCTTCTTGGATTCCGACGAGCCCTTCTGGATCAGGATGGCGGTCAGCAGCACATAGACCGACATCTGGAGAAACTCGCTCTCCCAGTTCTCGAAGGTCGCCGACAGGAAATGGCCGGTCGTCAGATAGTCGAGGAAGCCGACGGGCGGCTGGGTGTGGAGGCGAAGCTCCTCCGCCAGGGCGCGCCATCCCGCCAAGACCTGTCCGACGATCGAGACGAGGAACAGCCCGAACAAGGCGACCGACAACCCGTTGTCCCGCAGGAAGCGACGCATGAGGTGCACCTTGATTCGGATGTCACGCCCTGGTCCATCAACGCTTGGCCAAGCAGGAGGTTTCCCCGCCCTCCCGAAGTCTCGCCAGGAACCTTGAAAGACGGAGTCTTGTTGATTGGAGGCTCCACACAACAACCTTTGGTCCATTTCCCATGAACCACCCTGTCGCCGGAGCCATCGCCGGACTGGCTGGCACTGTCGCCATGACGGCGGCCATGCGCGCCATGTTCCGCGCCCTGCCGGAAAAGGATCGTTACCCCTTGCCGCCGCGCCTGATTACGGACCGCGTCGTCGGCTCGACCGGTGTGATGGACGCGATGGACGAACCGGAGCGCCGCGACCTGACGCTGGCGCTGCATTACGGCTACGGCGCGGCCGCCGGAGCGCTGTATCCGGCGGCTGCGCGCCGGATCGGCGGACCGGCGGTGGTGACGGGGATCGGCTATGGCCTCGCGGTCTGGGGCGCCAGCTATCTGGGGTGGATTCCGGCGATGGGCATCCTGACCCCCGCGACGCGCCATCCGAGCGCCCGCAACGGCCTGATGCTGGCCGCCCATGTGGTGTGGGGAGGGGTGACGGGCGTTACGGCCGCGTATTTGATGGGAGGGGGAGGCCAAAGCCGGGTCGGTGAGGAGCCGGTGGCGGGCGCTCACGAGCATTCCCCTGCTGTCCGGGAGCTGGCATAGCGATACCGGGATGCAAATAAAAAAGGCCTAGCCCGCACTGCGGCTAAGCCTTTGAAATCGCTGGCGGACCCGAATGGATTCGAACCATCGGCCTCTGCCTTCGGAGGGCAGCGCTCTATCCAGCTGAGCTACGGGTCCTTCATCAGCGGAGGCGCACCATAGCGAAAAGCCTCGCACAGTGCAAACACTCCTTTCGACATTTTTTCACCCCCCGCCGGGGCCGCCCATCCGCGCCTATTTCGCGGCCAGGAGGCTGCGGTTGCGGTCGGCGCCGCTCGCCAGGGGCTGCTTGGGGTTCTCGATCCAGGCGGCGATGTCGTTGACCACCACCTGACCCTTCAGGTCGCGCAGCAGCATGTGCCAGCCGTCGGGATACACCGCCACGACATGCCGTCCGCCGGACCCGAACTCCTCGACCGCTCTGTTGACCGGCGTCTTCGGCAGGACCTCCTCGTGGGCGCCGTAGAGCACCAGGGACGGCACCTTCAAATGCCCGCAGGCGGCCAGGGCCGTGCCCATCAGGTCGGTCAGTCCCTCCAGCGCATCGACGCGGGAGCCCTTGATGACCAACGGGTCGCGGCCCAGGGCGCGCAGCATTTCGATGTTGTCGGACGCTTGGATCTTCAAATCCTTTGGCGGGTGCACCACCATCCCAGGGACCGTGTTGTAGCTGAGCCAGAGCAGCGCCCTTGGGAAGAAGCCCATCGCGTCGCGGCCCCAGACGGCGGGGGCGACCAAAATCGTGCCGTTCACGGCGGGCGGAGTCGCGCTGGTCATCGCCGCCAGCACCACGGCACCGCCCATGCTCTCGCCCATCAGATAGACCGGCAGGCCGGGGTGGCGGGCGTGGATCTGGGACACCGCCGCCTTCAGATCGGCCACCAGCGTGTCGGTGCCCGGCCAGATGCCGGTGTTCCGCGTGGCGCCGAAGCCGCGCTGGTCGTAGGCGTAGACGGCGATTCCCCGCGCGGCGAGGCTGCGCCCGGCCCCGTCGAAGGCGTTGGAGTAGTCGTTGTAGCCGTGCAGGGCCAGAACCACCGCTTGCGGCGCCCCGCCCTCGGGCAGCCAGCGCCGCAGCGGCAATTCGAAGCCGTCGGCGGCGATCAGGGCGCTGTCGGTCAGGGCCGGCTGGGTAACGGGCAAGCCCATCGGCTGATAGGCCGCGGTGCAGCCGGACAGCAGAAGGCCGATCCCGACGATCAGTTTCGCCATCCGGCCGGCCGCCCTACGCCGCATCGTGCGCGATCTCCTTCCGGGCGTGCGCGCCGCCGGTCAGTTGCAGGAAGATGTCCTCCAGGTCCGATTCCTCGGTGCTGAGATCGACCACCCCCAGCCCCGCCCCGGCCAGCGCGGCGAGGATGCCGTCGACCCGCTGGCGGCTCGGCTGGTAGCGGACGACCAGGCGCCGCGGCTCGGCCAGTTCGGCGGTGAAGGCGGACAGTTCGGCCGGCACGGCGTCCAGATCGCGGTCAACCAGAACGGTCAGCGCCTTGGCGTCCACCCGGCGGAGCAGAGTGGCGGTCGGCTCGCAGGCCACCACCGTGCCGTGGTTGATGATGGCGATGGAGTCGCACAACTCCTGCGCCTCCTCCAGATAGTGGGTGGTCAGCAGCACCGTCGAGCCCTCGCGGTTCAGCTTGCGCACATGCTCCCACAGCTGGATGCGCAGTTCCACGTCCACGCCGGCGGTCGGTTCGTCCAGCACCAGGACGGGTGGGGTGTGCACCATCGCCTTCGCCACCATCAGCCGCCGCTTCATGCCGCCCGACAGCGACCGGGCGTAGGCATCGGCCTTGTCGCGCAACCCGACGGCCTCCAGCAGCTCTTCGGTCCGGCGCTCGGCCTTGGGCACGCCGTAGAGGCCGGCCTGAAGCTCCAGCATTTCCCGCGGGGTGAAAAAAGGGTCCATGTTCAGTTCCTGGGGGACCACGCCAATCGACGCCCGCGCCTGGCGCGGATGGGCGTCGATGTCGGTTCCCCAGATCGACACCGTGCCGCCGGTCTTGTTGACCAGCCCCGCCATGATATTGATGAGCGTGGACTTGCCCGCCCCGTTCGGCCCCAGCAGCCCGAACACCGCCCCGCGCGGAATCGCCAGGTCGATGCCTTTAAGAGCCTGTTTCGGGCCGGTCTTTCCGGAAGCTTGGTAGGTCTTGGTGAGGCCGCGCACCTCCACGGCGTAGGCGGGGACGGCGTGGGCGGGCAGGGCGGCGGCGTTCAGCGGGGCGTGCGCAACCATGGAATCGAAAGGGCCTTTCCGGTCGTGCCTCCGAGTCCGAATCCCCGGGGGCGATCACTGTCCAATCACTTGATCCGTCCGGCGCGTTGGGTATGATCCGACCCCGCGCGCGTGCCTCATTCGGTGGGCATCTTAACGATGGCGTTAACGCGCGCGTGTGTCAAAGTGGAGGATGTCTGCCATGCAGCCAATTGAAACGATTGAAGTCGAGACCCTGACCGTCGGATGCGACGGTGGCGGCGGCGCGCTCGGCCACCCGCTGGTCTATCTGACGCTGAGCGCCGAGGGGAAGGTCGAATGCCCCTACTGCTCGCGTCACTTCGTCCTGAAGGAAGGCGCCAAGACGGGCACGCACGGGCACTGAGCCCGGCGGCGCCTCTTACAGGGCGGAAATCCCGCGCGCAGCAAGGGCCGGAGCGATCCGGCCCTTTTTGTTTGCCGATGGGCCGAACCGGTGGTTCAGGGCGATTCTGTGGCCTTTCCGCCACCCGGCGCTGTGGCGATGCAACGTCCGGGCGGGATCGGTCATATGCCTCTTTTGTTGCAATTGTGAAAAATATAAAACGAACCGCCTTGACGCGCGTCGCGATCCGCCTTCTACTTTTTTGCGGCGCAAAAGAGGCGTCCATCGCAATTGCCCGCTCAGGTCCTCCGCATGCTTTTTCCTGAGGCCAACGCTCTCGCGCCAGATGAGACCCGGTCCATGAGCCAAGAGACGGAAGAGCAATACAGAAGTATTTTCGAGAACGCGGTCGAAGGCATTTACCAGACCACGGTGGACGGGCGTTATCTGCGGGTCAACCCGGCGCTGGCCCGGATCTACGGCTACCGGTCGCCGGCCGACCTGATCGACAACCTGACGGACATCGCCGGCCAGCTCTACGTCGATCCCGGCAAGCGCGAGGCCTTCGCCCGCCTGATGGCCGAGCGCGACGTGGTGCAGAGCTTCGAGGCGCGGGTCTTCCGCAACGACGGCTCGATCATCTGGATCTCGGAGAACGCCCGCTGCGTGCGCGATCCGCAGGGCCGCATCCGCTATTACGAAGGCACCGTCCAGGACATCACGGAGCGCAAGCAGCACGAGGAGAAGATCCGCCTGCTCGCCACCGTCTTCGACAGCGTGGCCGACGGCATCCTGATCGTGGACCCCGACCTGTCGGTGCAGGCGGTCAACCCGGCCTACGAGGTGATGACCGACTTCCAGCGCGAGGAGCTTCTCCACCGCCCGCTGGTGATCTTCGCCCCCGGCTCGCACGAGCGCGCCTTCATCGAGGACATCTGGCGCACCGCCCGCACCGAAGGGCGCTGGCAGGGCGAGGTGACAAGCTTCCGCCATTCCGGCGACGCCTTCGCGGCCTCGCTGTCGGTCACGGCGGTGCGTGCGCCGGGCGGGGCGCTGGAGCATTACGTGCTGACGCTCGCCGACATCAGCCAGCGCAAGTACCAGGAACACCAGATCCGCTATCAGGCCAGCTTCGACCGGCTGACCGACCTGCCCAACCGCTGGCTGGTCTGCGAACGGCTGGAGGAGGCCATCGTGCGCGCCCAGCGCATGCGCACCAAGGTCGCCGTGGCCTTCCTCGACCTCAACCGTTTCAAGCAGGTCAACGACACGCTGGGCCACCACGCCGGCGACGACCTGCTGAAGCTGGTGGCCAAGCGGCTGCGCAACTGCACCCGCGTGTCCGACACGGTGGGCCGGCTGGGCGGCGACGAATTCCTGATCGTGGCGCCCGACGCGATGGACCGCGCCTCCGGCGCCCGGCTGGTCGAGAAGGTGCTCTATTCGATGGGCGAGCCCTTCGCCGTCCACAACCAGGAACTCTTCTGCGGCGCCTCGATCGGCGTCGCCTTCTTCCCCGACGACGGCGAGACGGCGGACCAGCTCCTGCGCAACGCCGACCTCGCCATGTACCACGCCAAGCGCAACCCGGAGTGCAAGTTCGTCTTCTACGAGGCGGGCATGCGGGAGCGCACAGGCTTCACGCTGGGGCTGGAAAGCGACCTGCGCCGCGCCGCCGCGACCGGCGAGGAGTTCGAGCTGCATTTCCAGCCCAAGGTGGACATGCCGCACCGCGGCTATCACCGGGTGATCGGGGCGGAGGCGCTGATCCGCTGGCGCCACCCGGTCCGCGGCCTCGTCAGCCCGGCGGAGTTCATCCCGCTGGCCGAGGAAACCGGCCTGATCTGGGAGATCGGCGCCTGGACCCTGAGGGAGGCCTGCGGCCGTCTGGCCGGCTGGCTGGCGGCGGGGCTGGACATCGCGTCGGTGTCGGTCAACCTGTCGCCGCGCCAGTTCCAGGACGCGCGCCTGGTGAATTTCGTCCGCGACGTGGTGGACCGCAGTGGCGTCCCGCCGGAACGGCTGGAGCTGGAGCTGACCGAGGGCGCCATGATCGGCGACATCGAGAAGGCGGTGACCATCCTGCACGGGCTGAAAGGGATCGGCATCCGCCTGTCCATCGACGATTTCGGGACCGGCTACTCCTCGCTGGCCTATCTGAAGCGGTTCCCGATCAACACGTTGAAGATCGACCGCAGCTTCGTCCGCGACATCGTGCAGTCGGCCACCGACCCGGCCATCGTCAACACCATCGTGAATCTGGCCGACAGCCTGGGCTTCGACACCATCGCCGAGGGGGTGGAGACGGAGGAGCAGGCGGACATGCTGCGCCGCCAGCGCTGCACGCGCATCCAGGGCTTCCTGATCAGCCGCCCGCTGGATGTGGACGCCTTCGAGCGCTTCCTGGTGGAGAACGCCGGGTAGGGCGGCTTCCCAATGGCAGCCCGGCGGGGGCGGGCCGGCGGGAAGCCGCGCCCCGTCAGTTGCCGAGCTTGTTGGTGTCGAGCACGATCATCGCCACGCCGATCTTCTCCTTGCTGGCGGGATCGAGCACGGGAACGCTGACCTCGGTCAGCATGGCGTTCGTCTCGGCGTCCTTCTCGGGGTCGGTCATGTAGAGGTCGGAGCCGCCGCTGTAGACCTTCTGCCACTTCGGCTCGTCGCCCTGCCAGTAGTCGGAGGTGCCGCCGGTCTGGGCAACGTTCAGGCCGCGGTTGTCCATCAGCAGGATTTCCACGATCCGTCCGTTGCTCTTGTCCGTCACCTCCTTCAGGCGCTTGGTCACGGCGTTGGCGGCGATCTTGTCGTAGGTGGGGTTGGCGGACTTGGCCTTGGCCGCCGCTTTCCAGTCATTGTCCATGGCGTCGATCTTGGCCTGGTCGAGGGCCTTGTTCTGAGCGTTCTGGGCCTTGACGGCGTCGACGACCGCCGGGTCGGCGAGCCAGGTCTGGGTCTGCGGGCTCACCGTCTTGCGGACGTTGGCTTCCAGGGCGGGATCGGCGGCGTAGGCCGGCAGCGTGCCGAGCATCGTCAGAACCGCCGCGGTGGACAGCAGCAGGGAAAAGCGTTTGGACATCGGTTCCTCCCATGATTGATCCGCCCGCGGGCTGCCTTCGCGGCCTGTGCTCCGTGGGCGCAAAACCATAGGTCCCGCTTCATCCCGCCTGTCAGAGGAATGCGTGAATTATTCCGTGAGACGGAAAATCAGTAAAACTAACCATTGTTGCGCTTGAATGGGCGGCGCCTGATCGAGGGGCAGGGTTCAGCGCTCTCCCTCCGCGTCTGCCGTCTCCCGTGGGCGGCTCAGCGCGTAGTGCAGCGACAGGGCGCGGATCTGCTCCTCCGTCAGGTTGCGCACCGCGGCGGCCATGATCCGGGACAGCGGCGTGTCGCCGTGTGCGTCCTTCTGCCAGAGGCGGAGCTGGTCGGCGATGTAGCTTGCGTGCTGCCCGTCGAGGTGGGGATAGCGCGGGTCGCGGTCCTCACCGTGGCAGCCGGAGCAGGCCGGAACCCCCGTGGCGCGGTCGCCGGACTCGGCCAATCGCGCGCCCAGTTCCAGCAGGGCCGGATCGGCGTCGGCGGGCGGGGGCGGGTAGGGTGCTGTCTGCTCCGCATAATGGTCGGCGAGGCCACGCAGAATCGATTCGTCGAGCCCGGCCGCCACCGGCTGCATGATGCCGCTGTGCCGCCCGCCCTCGGCGTAGGCCTTCAGCGCGTGGAAGAGATACTCGGCGTTCTGGCCGGACAGCCGGGGGAAGGCGGCGGCGCTGTCCCCGGCGCCGGCGCCGTCATAGCCGTGGCAGCGGGCGCAATTGTCCAGAACCTCGCGGGTGGAGCCGTCCAGCATCGCCAAGTCACTCAGGGCCGAGCGGTCGCCGTCCGGCTGCGTCTCCCCGAAGGCCAGACGGCGGTATTCCTCGGCGCTCATGCCGTCGAGCCGGCGCAGGAAGGCGGCCACCGCCCACGGTTCGTCGTCGCGCGCCTGCGCCGGCCAGGCGGGCATGCCGGCGTATTTGATGCCGTTGTAGGTGATCCAGTAGAGCTGC is drawn from Azospirillum brasilense and contains these coding sequences:
- a CDS encoding c-type cytochrome encodes the protein MRRVLTIIGLVLGAQAVGGFLFAWSGLYSIAASKEHWPPVHWFFSMAMRSSIETHAAFVSDPPDLDDPALIRRGAGHYEDGCAPCHGAPDVGRNPISRHMLPTPPFLPGHAGDWTDKQLYWITYNGIKYAGMPAWPAQARDDEPWAVAAFLRRLDGMSAEEYRRLAFGETQPDGDRSALSDLAMLDGSTREVLDNCARCHGYDGAGAGDSAAAFPRLSGQNAEYLFHALKAYAEGGRHSGIMQPVAAGLDESILRGLADHYAEQTAPYPPPPADADPALLELGARLAESGDRATGVPACSGCHGEDRDPRYPHLDGQHASYIADQLRLWQKDAHGDTPLSRIMAAAVRNLTEEQIRALSLHYALSRPRETADAEGER